The Pan troglodytes isolate AG18354 chromosome 19, NHGRI_mPanTro3-v2.0_pri, whole genome shotgun sequence region TGCCCTATTCGAGGAACTCAGGTCTCCTGTACGCAGCTCCCCACAGCTGAACAAAATGCATTTACTGAAGCCCGACCTAGTAGGCAAGTAGACACTGAGGCTGACTTACAGAAGAGGCAAAGTGGTGCATACCTGGGGAAGGGGTGCAGGAAAGGGTATGACGCTAGGAAGAATTCAGCTAATGCTCCATTTGCCGTTTTAAAAACTCCAGGACCCTTCCATCCCCAGAGGGATTTAGAAGGCCAAAGGAAGCGGTGCCAACATGCCCCTTTCTCTCCCTCGCCAGGGGCTAGCTTCGTCCCCTtgaagaggctgagctgggctcACATCTGTTCCTTCCCCTCTTGCCCCTCATTACCTGTAAAAATCCGGTGAGGTCATCAGTGGAGAACACGTCCATCACCTCCATAGCCCCCGCGCTGGACTTGCTGACTACTGGAGTGAGCGGGCAGCTGCAAGGTTTCCCCGTTCCCCGCATTAGGCTGGGCCATCTCAAGCCCGGCTCCCTACCCTCCCAGGGCTCCCAAGGGCTAGGGGGATGAGAGTTCTGGGACAGGTAAGTCTGGCTAAGGGATCACCCAAGGGCCAAGGTGCTTAGGAACTCGGCTGCGTCTCCAAGTAGGGGCACATAGAGAATGAGGGACGTCCGTGCCTGTTTCTCCGGCTGGTGATGACCTTATCCACTCCGAGGAAGTGTGCCGAACGCAGCACAGCCCCAAAATTCCGGGGATCCTGGATCCCATCGAGGACGAGCCACAACTGCTGGGGGTCGTCGCCTGGGCTCGCCTCCCCGGCCTCTCTCCAAGGCCGGGGCCGCAGCGGGCTCACCTCCATGCAGACACCCTGGTGGACCTGGTAGCGGCACATTGTGTCCAGTTTCTGCCGTCTGGGCCGCAGAACTGGAATGTCCCGCGCCTCGGCCATCCGGAGCAGCTCGGCCCGCTTCCCCTGCAGCCCAGCTTTACCCGCCTGGAGCAGGAGCCGGGCCACAGAGCGGCGGGCGGCCTGCAGAGCCAGGAGACACGGGGACATGCCAAACAGAAGCTCCAGCCGAGAGGTCGGCACCAGGTCATCCAGCAGCAAGCGGCTTAGCTCCTCCCCACCAGGCCGCTCCCCATGCCGCGCTGCATGGGAGAAATGACGGGTGACGAGGCGACCCCAGGTCGCGTCCCGGACGGTCGAGAGCAATGCCATGGCGCAGCTCCCGCCAGGGACTCGATGCCCCTTGCTGCGTCCCCGGGAGCGGTAACCCGCGCCGCAGTTCGCTCCCAGGCTCCCAACACCGAGGTGAAGGGTACTCGACAGCTGTCTCCGCCGAGCTCTCTCGGACAGGAACAAACAGCCCCGATTACCCACAACTGGACTACCGAGCTACGACCACCCCCTCCCAGGCTCCCACGTGGGTCCCTCGCTTCCGGGTTCGGGAGCCCGCCCCTCCCCGACGGTATTTTGCGCATGCG contains the following coding sequences:
- the MRM1 gene encoding rRNA methyltransferase 1, mitochondrial, with the protein product MALLSTVRDATWGRLVTRHFSHAARHGERPGGEELSRLLLDDLVPTSRLELLFGMSPCLLALQAARRSVARLLLQAGKAGLQGKRAELLRMAEARDIPVLRPRRQKLDTMCRYQVHQGVCMEVSPLRPRPWREAGEASPGDDPQQLWLVLDGIQDPRNFGAVLRSAHFLGVDKVITSRRNSCPLTPVVSKSSAGAMEVMDVFSTDDLTGFLQTKAQQGWLVAGTVGCPSTEDPQSSEIPIMSCLEFLWERPTLLVLGNEGSGLSQEVQASCQLLLTILPRRQLPPGLESLNVSVAAGILLHSICSQRKGFPTEGERRQLLQDPQELSARSEGLSMAQHPGLSSGPEKERQNEG